Genomic window (Flavobacteriales bacterium):
ATGGTATGGCACGATGAGGAAGGCGGTGAGATGGAGATCATCAAGATGGATGGAGGCATGGATGATATGCAAAGTGCCGTGGAGAAACTGGAAGAATCCGGTTTCGAAGGAGATACTCTCATCGATGGCGCCAACATCAGCATCTCACGCGATGGAGATGAGGTGAGCGTAGAGGTGAAGAAAGAGATGGAAGGCGATGGACCCCGCACGGAGATCCGCATAGAGAAGGAGATCAAGTGATCTCCTCCTTGGGATAGGGGATATACCATCCTTCGCGCATCTCTTTTATCGCGGCTTCATTGAAGTGCAGGAAACGGGAGGCCAGTTCTTCAGGATCCTCACTGCGCAAGGGCTCGCCAAAAGCCACTTTGATGTACACGGACTTCTTGCCGAAGCGGGTATAGAAGTGCTTCACAAAACTGATGCCTCCGCGCCAAGCGTCCAGAGCATGCTTGTATTCCAATGCGACCGGATGGATGGCATATCCGTTCTTGGCCGCATCACGGAACATACCCATCTTCAGTTCACCCAACTCAGGTCCGGGATAGATGGTCCCTTCAGGATATATGAGAATGGAGAATCCTTTTGTCAGAAGATCATTGATCTCCTCACGGGCAGCTTTACGACCTTCTTGTGTGCTGCGATCCACATAGACCACTCCTGACATCTTGGCCCCTACACCTATGATGGGCCATTTACTGATACTCGCTTTGCCTACGGGTACGGCCCATACGTGACGCAGCACGGGTATAGGGTCGAAATAGGAGCGGTGATTGCACATCAACAGGCCGGCCTCGCGCGGAAACTCTCCATAGTACTCTATACGCACTCCCAAGGTCGGGATCAACCAACGCAGGAAGTGGAGTCGATAGCGCAATGAGCGCTGAAGGTCGGGACCTTTCAGCATGGTCATGAAGGCTATGCGCAGCATCATCCACCCTCCGCCCAAGAAGAAGGCCAATGCCCGATATGTTCCGCGAAGAATCTTCAAGGCTTCCAATTTAAGCCGATCGATCGAACTGGAACAGGATGGGCTCACCGGTGTCGACTTAGTTCTGATGCTGATGTCGAGACGTGAGATACAATGCGCTGAATAGCAAGCAGGACAAGGGGTTTGAAGGAATTGTCTAGGTTTGTATGGAGCGGCCAAACACTTTCTTGTACCATGCGCGATGCGATCCTGACAGGGATACTCTCTGTCCTTCTTTGCTTTCAATCCCAGGCCCAGTCCCCGAATTTCGTCCTGATCTTCTGTGACGACCTGAGTTTTCTCGGTTCCGAATGGATGGACCAGGCCATCACGCCCAACCTCGATGCCCTGGAAGCCAGCGGGGTGAATTTTACCAATGCTCACGCCAATGTGCCCATCTGTGCACCTTCCCGCGCGAGCGTCTTCAATGGACTACAAGCCTATAGTTCGGGCTTTTATGGCCACGATCAACTGCAGAATGAATTCAGTCAGCATGCCGGATTCTCGGGTGTGACCACTCTATTCCAGCATCTACGTGACAATGGGTATACCGTCAATGCGACCGGGAAGATCTTCCATACCATCGAGGATTCGCACGATTATTTCAGCGAATACCATGATATGAATACGTTCAACGGTCCCTATCCCTGGAATGGATTGGACTATAGGAATGATGGTTCACCGGTGAGGAACTCACATCCTTCAACACCCGCATCGGTCACGGCTACTGGCCAAGGAGTTGCCTCTCTAGCTGAAATTCCTTCCTATCCGGATTATACCGGTTGGCTCTTAGGCCCCGAGCCGTATATGTATACCAATGACTCGGTCAGGGATCTGATGACAGATGAGAAGGCGGTCGCTTATCTATGTGACCTTTTAGCAGAAGAGCATGAAGATCCATTCTTCTTCACGGCCGGCCTCTACCGTCCTCATAGTCCGTTCTATGTCCCGCAGAGGTACTTCGATCTATATCCGCTCGATCAGGTGGATATCTCACAGGTCAAGAAC
Coding sequences:
- a CDS encoding 1-acyl-sn-glycerol-3-phosphate acyltransferase — its product is MKILRGTYRALAFFLGGGWMMLRIAFMTMLKGPDLQRSLRYRLHFLRWLIPTLGVRIEYYGEFPREAGLLMCNHRSYFDPIPVLRHVWAVPVGKASISKWPIIGVGAKMSGVVYVDRSTQEGRKAAREEINDLLTKGFSILIYPEGTIYPGPELGELKMGMFRDAAKNGYAIHPVALEYKHALDAWRGGISFVKHFYTRFGKKSVYIKVAFGEPLRSEDPEELASRFLHFNEAAIKEMREGWYIPYPKEEIT